The genomic stretch CGCCGACCGGATGGACGGACGGTTGACGGTCGAGTCGCATCCCGGACGGACGACCTTCTCGTTCGAGCTGCCCGCATGAGCCGGGCGCGCGCGGTCGCCGTCGCCTGCGTCGTGGTGCTGGCGGGGGCGGCCGCGGGCGTGGCGGGCTGCGGCGGCGGGTCGGACGGCCAGGAGACGACGACGCAGACCGTCGCGCGCACCACGACGCGGGTCGACGTGATCGAGAGCCAGGGCACCGGCGGCGGCGCGCGCTTCGATGCGCGGGCGATCTACGACCGCGAGGCGCAGGGCGTCGTCACGGTCATCTCGGTGTTCAGGAGCAGTGGGCTGTCGTCGCTGCTCGGGCCGGACAGGAGCGCCGGGCTCGGCTCGGGGTTGGTCGTGTCCGGCACGGGCGAGGTGGCGACGAACGCGCACGTCGTCACCCTGGGCGAGGGCCGCGACCTCGAGCGCGCCGACCAGGTCTTCGTGCAGTTCCGCGATCGCAACCAGGTGCCGGCGAAGGTCCTCGGCGTCGACCCGAACGCCGACGTGGCGCTGCTGAAGGTCGACCCCGACGAGCTCGACCTGCGGCCGCTGCCGCTCGCCGATCCCGGCACGGTCGAGGTGGGCGAGCCGGTGGCGGCGATCGGGTCGCCGTACGGCGAGCGCCAGTCGCTCTCGGTGGGCGTGGTGTCGGCGGTGGACCGCTCGATCCAGTCCCTGACCGGGTTCGCCATCGGGGGCGCCATCCAGACCGATGCGGCGATCAACCACGGCAACTCGGGCGGCCCGCTGCTCGACGGCCAGGGGCGCGTGCTCGGCATCAACTCGCAGATCCGCTCGTCCAGCGGCGAGGGCACCGGCGTCGGGTTCGCCGTCGACTCCGGCACGGTGCGCCACTCGCTCGAGGTGCTGCGCGACGGCGGCACCGTCGACTACGCCTATCTCGGCATCGCGACGCGGTCGGTGTATCCGCAGCTTGCGGAGCGCTTCGATCTCGGGACCGACGCGGGCGCGTGGGTGCAGGGCGTGACGAAGGGCGGGCCCGCCGACGAGGCCGGGATCCGCGGCAGCACGTCACCGGCGACGACGTTCCAGGCCCAGCGCTACCGGCCGGGCGGCGACGTGATCGTCGCCATCGGCGGGCATGCGGTGACCGAGGACGCGGACCTGGGGCGCATCCTGGTCGCCTACCGGCCCGGCCAGAAGGTGCCCGTCCACGTGCGCCGCGACGGCGACGTGCGGACGGTGACCGTCACGCTCGGCAAGCGGCCGGCCACCACGTCGCCGTAGGCCGGCGCGCGCGCGGCCCACCCCGCCGAGCGCGCGGGGCGCCTGCCCAGCGAGTACTTTCCCGGGCGTGCTTCAACCGGTCAACGTGGGAAGCAAGTCGCTCGCCGACTACACGCACATCGTGGGCCGCGACCTGGCGGAGGAGCTGCGCGCCCTGGCTGAGCCGCTGAAGGGCCTGCGGGTCGCGCATCTGTCTGCGACCGCGTTCGGCGGCGGCGTCTCGGAGATCCTCTAC from Capillimicrobium parvum encodes the following:
- a CDS encoding S1C family serine protease is translated as MSRARAVAVACVVVLAGAAAGVAGCGGGSDGQETTTQTVARTTTRVDVIESQGTGGGARFDARAIYDREAQGVVTVISVFRSSGLSSLLGPDRSAGLGSGLVVSGTGEVATNAHVVTLGEGRDLERADQVFVQFRDRNQVPAKVLGVDPNADVALLKVDPDELDLRPLPLADPGTVEVGEPVAAIGSPYGERQSLSVGVVSAVDRSIQSLTGFAIGGAIQTDAAINHGNSGGPLLDGQGRVLGINSQIRSSSGEGTGVGFAVDSGTVRHSLEVLRDGGTVDYAYLGIATRSVYPQLAERFDLGTDAGAWVQGVTKGGPADEAGIRGSTSPATTFQAQRYRPGGDVIVAIGGHAVTEDADLGRILVAYRPGQKVPVHVRRDGDVRTVTVTLGKRPATTSP